Below is a window of Candidatus Poribacteria bacterium DNA.
GAAGAACGCTGATGGAGAAGTTTCACTCGCTCAAGGAGCTCGGATTTGACGGGATAGAGCTTACCACGAGCAGCAGCCTTGAGAGGTTAGGCGAGATTAAAGCAGCTATGAGGGAAACCGGCATACAGCCCTCCATCACATCGGCGCGCGGTGGTGCGATACTGGACGCGCGTAAAGGGGAGAGGGATCTGGCGGTTAAGGCGCATAAGGATGCTTTGACGCTTGCCGGGGAGATAGGAGCGGTGGGCGTGCTTTCGGTGCCGTTGATCGCCGTCAAGATGGGCGGCAGGCCCAGGATAAACGATCTCTCACCGCTTGCCTCAACTCAGGAGCTGGAGAGAAAACTACTGGTGGAGCTTTACAGGGATATATGTGAACACGCCGAGAAGGTGGGGGCGTATCTGATAATCGAGCCGCTCAACCGATATGAACAGTGGTGGCCTTGCACGTTGGCCGACGCCGTGGGCATCTGCAAGGAGGTCGGACATCCCAACTGTAAGATAATGGCGGATCTGTTTCACATGAACATCGAGGAAAGAGACATAGCTCAGAGCATACAGGAGGCCAAAGACTACATCGTAAACGTCCACCTTGCCGACAGCAACAGACTTACGCCCGGTCACGGCCACACGGATTTCAAATCCGCCTTCAGGGCGCTTAAAGATATAGGATACGAATACTTCTGTGCCCTGGAATGTGGCGTGCCCGGAGATAGATGGGAGGAGCTTAAAAGAACGGTGGAGTATCTCAGAAAGATATACGATGAGGCATAGAGCGTTACTTTGGAGATTGCTGTGCCTGATCTCTTTGACGATTAGCGGCTGCGACCTGGCGAAAACCTTATGAAAATAAGAAGGAGATGGGGAAATGGGGCATCTATATGCGGATGTGACGGTAAGGGGTAACAAGGCCGCTGTGGAGTTGAAGAACGTGCTTATTGATACAGGTGCCACCTATACGGTCTTGCCGGAGAG
It encodes the following:
- a CDS encoding sugar phosphate isomerase/epimerase, with amino-acid sequence MSLKLSIRENMAPGRTLMEKFHSLKELGFDGIELTTSSSLERLGEIKAAMRETGIQPSITSARGGAILDARKGERDLAVKAHKDALTLAGEIGAVGVLSVPLIAVKMGGRPRINDLSPLASTQELERKLLVELYRDICEHAEKVGAYLIIEPLNRYEQWWPCTLADAVGICKEVGHPNCKIMADLFHMNIEERDIAQSIQEAKDYIVNVHLADSNRLTPGHGHTDFKSAFRALKDIGYEYFCALECGVPGDRWEELKRTVEYLRKIYDEA